One genomic segment of Microcella indica includes these proteins:
- a CDS encoding thiamine-binding protein has product MIVAFSVAPSGGTPSDSVHDAVAAAVRIVRESGLPNRTSSMFTEIEGEWDEVMEVVKRATLAVAEHGTRVSLVLKADYRPGHTGELDGKVKRLEAALDSQGKG; this is encoded by the coding sequence ATGATCGTGGCGTTCTCGGTCGCCCCCTCGGGCGGCACGCCGTCGGATTCCGTGCACGACGCCGTCGCGGCGGCCGTGCGCATCGTGCGCGAGTCGGGCCTGCCCAACCGCACCTCCTCGATGTTCACCGAGATCGAGGGGGAGTGGGACGAGGTCATGGAGGTCGTCAAGCGCGCGACCCTCGCCGTCGCGGAGCACGGCACGCGGGTCTCGCTCGTGCTCAAGGCCGACTACCGGCCCGGGCACACCGGCGAGCTCGACGGCAAGGTGAAGCGGCTCGAGGCTGCGCTCGATTCGCAGGGGAAGGGCTAG
- a CDS encoding ADP-dependent NAD(P)H-hydrate dehydratase yields MEPEEQSATSDDSVEFGLREAADHLAEPGPTDDKYSRGVLGVVSGSAVYPGAAVLTVEAALRTGVGMLRYLGPSRAAEFVLHRRPEVVTAPGRVQAWLLGSGMPRPDEEGGADSEVTEHVDRALSSGLPIVLDAGALARAEGRVGPMVLTPHAGELARLLGVERASVEADPVTSARTAAQRYGATVLLKGHRTTVVGPTGAPLHVEQAPAWLATAGAGDALAGILGALVATHSQAVLDEPGLLGPLAATAAVVHGRAARAASGGGPFTVLDLCGRVGPVIAELLVLRA; encoded by the coding sequence ATGGAGCCGGAGGAGCAGAGCGCGACGAGCGACGACAGCGTCGAGTTCGGGTTGCGCGAGGCGGCCGATCACCTCGCCGAGCCGGGGCCGACCGACGACAAGTACTCCCGCGGCGTGCTCGGCGTCGTGAGCGGCAGCGCCGTGTACCCCGGTGCCGCTGTGCTCACCGTCGAGGCTGCGTTGCGCACGGGAGTCGGCATGCTGCGCTACCTGGGCCCGTCCCGGGCGGCCGAGTTCGTGCTGCATCGCCGGCCCGAGGTCGTCACCGCTCCCGGTCGCGTGCAGGCGTGGCTGCTCGGGTCGGGCATGCCGAGGCCCGACGAGGAGGGCGGGGCTGACTCCGAGGTGACCGAGCACGTGGATCGGGCTCTCAGCAGTGGACTGCCGATCGTTCTCGACGCGGGAGCGCTCGCACGCGCGGAGGGCCGCGTCGGCCCCATGGTGCTCACGCCGCACGCGGGCGAGCTCGCACGGCTGCTCGGGGTGGAGCGGGCGAGCGTCGAGGCCGACCCGGTCACGAGTGCGCGCACGGCCGCGCAGCGCTACGGCGCGACGGTGCTGCTCAAGGGCCACCGCACGACGGTCGTGGGGCCGACGGGCGCGCCGCTGCACGTGGAGCAAGCCCCCGCGTGGCTCGCGACCGCGGGGGCGGGGGACGCTCTCGCGGGCATCCTCGGGGCGCTCGTCGCGACCCACTCCCAGGCGGTGCTCGACGAGCCGGGCTTGCTGGGTCCGCTCGCGGCGACGGCCGCGGTCGTGCACGGTCGCGCTGCGCGAGCCGCCTCGGGCGGTGGCCCCTTCACGGTGCTCGATCTGTGCGGCCGGGTGGGCCCGGTGATCGCCGAGCTTCTCGTGCTGCGAGCGTGA
- a CDS encoding glycosyltransferase 87 family protein, which produces MPAVARFLTLGRRALVLWVLFALVHAWLGILNLIGPGQPFGDVLYVYPFWVERGLLDGQWVGITTSWVYPLLALVPMLAAYAAGPEWYGAVWLGMVTALHAAAYLALLGARARVPASRAAIAAGWMLFLLLLGPVALGRIDAVTVALAIVAIALLPDHPRWAGALLAVGAWVKVWPAAVIVAALIAVKRRAAVLVGALVVSLAVVGVGLALGAGAALFSAVTEQSARGLQVESPVATPWLWAALADRGAAQVSYDSALLTFQVLGAGTDLAAALTTPALALVVIAVAGLGVLAVRRGVAEARLLPVLALALVMSLVLVNKVGSPQLASWVVVPVVLGLLLQRRGGEPFVVPSILALAIAASTQVVYPVLYERLLALDPALVLVLTVRNLLYVALWAWAVSRLAGLLRDPRRSGAYDSRKLTEGASS; this is translated from the coding sequence ATGCCGGCCGTCGCACGATTCCTCACGCTCGGGCGGCGCGCTCTCGTGCTGTGGGTGCTGTTCGCCCTCGTGCATGCCTGGCTGGGCATCCTGAATCTGATCGGGCCTGGCCAGCCGTTCGGCGACGTCCTGTACGTCTACCCGTTCTGGGTGGAGCGGGGACTTCTCGACGGCCAGTGGGTCGGCATCACCACCTCGTGGGTGTACCCGCTGCTCGCCCTCGTGCCGATGCTCGCCGCGTACGCTGCGGGGCCCGAGTGGTACGGCGCGGTGTGGCTCGGCATGGTGACGGCCCTCCACGCCGCCGCCTACCTCGCCCTTCTGGGCGCTCGGGCGCGTGTGCCGGCGTCGCGTGCCGCGATCGCCGCGGGCTGGATGCTCTTCCTCCTGCTCCTCGGTCCCGTCGCACTCGGGCGCATCGACGCCGTGACGGTCGCGCTCGCGATCGTGGCCATCGCGCTGCTGCCCGACCACCCCCGGTGGGCGGGCGCCCTGCTCGCGGTCGGTGCCTGGGTCAAGGTGTGGCCGGCGGCGGTGATCGTCGCTGCGCTCATCGCCGTGAAGCGCCGGGCAGCGGTGCTCGTGGGGGCGCTCGTCGTGAGTCTCGCCGTCGTCGGGGTCGGGCTCGCGCTGGGCGCGGGTGCCGCGCTGTTCAGCGCGGTCACCGAGCAGAGCGCACGCGGTCTGCAGGTCGAGTCTCCGGTCGCGACGCCGTGGCTGTGGGCAGCCCTCGCTGATCGGGGCGCGGCGCAGGTGTCGTACGATTCGGCGCTGCTGACCTTCCAGGTCCTGGGTGCGGGCACCGATCTCGCCGCGGCGCTCACGACGCCCGCCCTCGCACTCGTCGTCATCGCCGTCGCCGGTCTCGGAGTGCTCGCGGTGCGTCGCGGCGTCGCCGAGGCGCGGCTGCTGCCCGTGCTCGCCCTCGCCCTCGTGATGTCGCTCGTGCTCGTCAACAAGGTCGGGTCGCCGCAGCTCGCCTCGTGGGTCGTGGTGCCCGTCGTTCTCGGTCTCCTGCTGCAGCGTCGTGGGGGCGAGCCGTTCGTGGTGCCCTCGATCCTCGCGCTCGCGATCGCCGCCTCGACCCAGGTCGTCTACCCGGTGCTCTACGAGCGCCTGCTCGCGCTCGACCCGGCGCTCGTGCTCGTCCTCACCGTGCGCAACCTGCTCTATGTGGCCTTGTGGGCGTGGGCCGTCTCGCGTCTGGCGGGCCTGCTGCGCGACCCGCGCCGGTCGGGCGCGTACGATTCCCGCAAGCTCACGGAAGGAGCATCCTCATGA